Proteins encoded within one genomic window of Citricoccus muralis:
- a CDS encoding exodeoxyribonuclease III has protein sequence MIHANAHDPKADGALRIATINVNGIRASHRKGMTDWFAGRGVDLMTLQEVRAPADITRTLIDEITAKEWDEAHVHDAVAAAKGRAGVAIASRFPLIDTRAHLNDADSYFSEAGRWVEADVNAPDGKVLTVVSAYVHSGEADTPKQIDKYRFLDEMIRRLGELRATGNHVLVTGDLNVGHTQNDIKNWKGNVKKSGFLPEERAYFDLFFGEELGYVDVARSLAGDVPGPYTWWSMRGQAFDNDTGWRIDYQMATPELAALATKSVVDRAPSWGTRFSDHAPLVVDFQF, from the coding sequence GTGATCCACGCGAACGCCCACGATCCCAAAGCCGATGGTGCGCTGCGTATCGCCACGATCAACGTCAACGGCATCCGTGCCTCACACCGCAAAGGCATGACCGACTGGTTTGCCGGCCGTGGCGTGGATCTGATGACCCTGCAGGAAGTCCGCGCACCCGCCGACATTACCCGCACTCTCATCGACGAGATCACCGCAAAAGAGTGGGACGAAGCGCACGTGCACGACGCCGTTGCTGCGGCCAAGGGCCGCGCCGGAGTGGCTATCGCCTCCCGTTTCCCCTTGATCGATACCCGGGCCCACCTGAATGATGCTGACTCTTACTTCAGCGAGGCCGGCCGCTGGGTCGAAGCCGATGTGAACGCTCCCGACGGCAAGGTGCTGACGGTCGTCTCCGCCTACGTGCACTCCGGTGAGGCCGACACCCCGAAACAGATCGACAAGTACCGGTTCCTGGACGAAATGATCCGGCGCCTGGGTGAACTGCGCGCGACGGGAAACCACGTACTGGTCACCGGCGACCTGAACGTTGGGCACACCCAGAACGACATCAAGAACTGGAAGGGCAACGTCAAGAAGTCGGGATTTCTGCCCGAGGAGCGCGCCTACTTTGACCTGTTCTTCGGCGAGGAATTGGGCTACGTCGATGTCGCGCGCTCGCTGGCCGGAGACGTGCCCGGGCCCTATACCTGGTGGTCCATGCGTGGTCAGGCTTTCGATAACGACACCGGATGGCGCATCGACTACCAGATGGCCACCCCAGAGCTGGCCGCGCTGGCCACCAAATCCGTGGTCGACCGTGCGCCCAGCTGGGGCACCCGGTTCTCCGATCACGCCCCGCTCGTCGTCGACTTCCAATTCTGA
- the trpS gene encoding tryptophan--tRNA ligase: MTDTSSSLQRLSPADVLATDLSATAHLTGVSDRHRVLSGMQPSADSLHLGNYLGALVNWTKVQDDFDAFYFIPDLHAITTPQDPASVAQRTRVAAAQFIAGGIDAERSVLFVQSHVPEHAQLAWVLTCMTGMGEAMRMTQFKDKSAKQGADAAGVGLLAYPMLMAADILLYQPQGVPVGDDQRQHVELTRNLAQRFNSRYGETFVVPTGFYPETGARIYDLQNPTSKMSKSAESPNGLINILDEPKVIAKRIKSAVTDTGTEIVFDKENKPGVSNLLTIFSALTGTSIEQLEQDYQGKMYGHLKVDLAEAATAALEPVRTRALELLDDPAELDRLLARGAAKARSVAAPVLADVFAKVGFLPPAPAASIQAM, from the coding sequence ATGACCGATACTTCCTCGTCCCTGCAGCGCCTCAGCCCCGCCGATGTGCTGGCCACGGATCTCTCCGCCACCGCCCACCTGACGGGTGTCTCCGACCGGCACCGGGTGCTCTCCGGCATGCAGCCCTCCGCCGACTCGCTGCACCTGGGAAACTACCTGGGCGCGCTAGTGAACTGGACGAAGGTGCAGGACGACTTCGACGCGTTCTACTTCATCCCGGACCTGCACGCGATCACCACCCCCCAGGATCCCGCCTCGGTCGCGCAGCGCACACGGGTGGCCGCGGCACAGTTCATCGCCGGGGGGATTGACGCCGAGCGCTCCGTGCTGTTCGTACAGTCCCATGTTCCCGAACACGCCCAGTTGGCCTGGGTGCTGACCTGCATGACTGGCATGGGCGAGGCCATGCGGATGACCCAGTTCAAGGACAAATCCGCCAAGCAGGGAGCCGACGCCGCCGGTGTGGGGTTGCTGGCCTACCCGATGCTGATGGCCGCCGATATTCTGCTGTACCAGCCGCAGGGCGTTCCGGTGGGTGATGACCAGCGTCAGCACGTGGAGCTCACCCGCAACCTCGCCCAGCGGTTCAACTCCCGTTATGGCGAGACCTTCGTGGTCCCCACCGGGTTCTACCCCGAGACCGGTGCGCGCATCTACGACCTGCAGAACCCGACGTCGAAAATGTCCAAATCAGCCGAGTCGCCCAACGGGCTGATCAACATCTTGGACGAGCCGAAGGTCATTGCCAAACGCATCAAGTCCGCGGTCACCGATACCGGCACCGAGATTGTCTTCGACAAGGAGAACAAACCGGGAGTCTCCAACCTGCTGACCATTTTCTCCGCTCTGACCGGCACCTCGATTGAGCAGCTGGAACAGGACTACCAAGGCAAGATGTATGGCCATCTCAAGGTGGACCTAGCCGAGGCTGCCACGGCCGCGCTGGAGCCAGTGCGCACTCGCGCCCTGGAGCTGCTGGACGACCCGGCCGAGCTGGACCGTCTGCTCGCCCGCGGCGCCGCCAAGGCCCGCTCGGTGGCGGCTCCGGTGCTGGCGGATGTCTTCGCCAAGGTTGGTTTCCTGCCGCCGGCTCCCGCGGCCTCAATCCAAGCCATGTGA
- a CDS encoding ABC transporter ATP-binding protein: MSHVAPTPVDGPAPSTEPLVETENLIKIYGTGQSRFDALKGLTFQIQRGESVAIVGKSGSGKSTLMHLLALLDRPTDGVVAMNGRPVSNLKPKEVSQVRNADFGFVFQQFFLNSNQTVLENVILPLKIAGVSSAERKRRGMEVLEKLDMADKAKNKATDLSGGQKQRVCIARALVNNPSVLFADEPTGNLDSATSEIVENILFGLHRDQGITLVVVTHDDDLAAKCQRQLIMQDGEIVEERVTPVSTGPATGRHAIIEEGQQ; encoded by the coding sequence ATGTCTCATGTGGCGCCCACTCCGGTTGATGGCCCCGCGCCGTCGACCGAACCCTTGGTGGAGACCGAGAATCTCATCAAGATCTACGGAACCGGCCAGTCGCGTTTCGACGCGCTCAAAGGCCTGACCTTCCAGATCCAGCGCGGCGAATCCGTGGCGATCGTCGGTAAATCCGGCTCCGGTAAATCCACGCTGATGCACTTGTTGGCGCTGCTGGACCGGCCCACCGACGGCGTGGTGGCCATGAACGGCCGCCCCGTATCGAACCTGAAGCCCAAAGAGGTCTCCCAGGTCCGCAACGCCGACTTCGGATTCGTCTTCCAGCAGTTCTTCCTCAACTCCAACCAGACGGTGCTGGAGAACGTGATCCTGCCGCTGAAGATCGCCGGGGTGTCCTCCGCCGAGCGCAAGCGCCGTGGCATGGAAGTGCTCGAGAAGCTGGACATGGCCGACAAGGCCAAGAACAAAGCCACGGACCTTTCCGGTGGCCAAAAGCAGCGCGTGTGCATTGCACGAGCCCTGGTCAACAACCCCTCCGTACTGTTCGCCGACGAGCCCACTGGCAACCTCGACTCCGCCACCTCGGAGATCGTGGAAAACATTCTTTTCGGCCTGCACCGCGACCAGGGCATCACCCTCGTGGTGGTGACCCACGACGACGACCTCGCCGCTAAATGCCAGCGCCAGCTGATCATGCAGGACGGCGAAATCGTCGAAGAGCGTGTCACCCCAGTCTCCACCGGACCCGCCACCGGCCGCCACGCGATCATCGAGGAGGGGCAACAGTGA
- a CDS encoding ABC transporter permease, with protein MKTTDVITSALGNTMRSKLRTFLTVVAIVVGAFTLTLTSGLGAGINKYVDQIVEGVGDTNQIYVMSGQQQSNPMAGSGEPVEYEESAASSGDQWGMTSLNDDDIEAISEIDNIVEVNPLVFVSADFIEVPDGTKYALDQLGYPSDTNGMELLAGSAPDSDELQIIVPDTWLSALGVDDEANAEDVIGETVQIGLTDMAQQPQTVEAEISGVSEQMLSGVGANPTPSQALNDELYEVQNSGLDVDVPESYIQAIAVVDDIETNEDQVKADLLEAEYIGMTVEDQLGMIQGIINTVTWVLNGFALIALVAASFGIVNTLLMSVQERTREIGLMKALGMSNGKVFGLFSMEAVLIGVMGSLIGVGFGVLIGVVGNAVLVNGPLSGVAGLTLFAIEPVQLLLIVALIIAIAFLAGTLPARRASKKDPIEALRYE; from the coding sequence GTGAAAACCACCGACGTCATCACCTCCGCACTGGGGAACACGATGCGCTCGAAGCTGCGCACCTTCCTCACGGTCGTCGCCATCGTGGTAGGCGCTTTCACCCTCACCCTGACCTCGGGGCTCGGCGCTGGCATCAACAAATATGTCGACCAGATCGTCGAAGGCGTGGGTGACACCAACCAGATTTACGTGATGTCCGGCCAGCAGCAATCCAATCCGATGGCCGGATCTGGAGAGCCCGTGGAATACGAGGAGTCTGCAGCGTCCTCCGGGGATCAATGGGGGATGACGTCGTTGAATGATGACGACATCGAGGCGATCTCCGAAATCGACAATATCGTCGAGGTCAACCCGCTGGTCTTCGTCTCCGCGGACTTCATCGAGGTCCCGGATGGCACCAAGTACGCTCTGGACCAGCTGGGCTACCCCTCGGACACTAACGGCATGGAGCTGCTCGCCGGCTCCGCCCCAGACTCCGATGAGCTGCAGATCATCGTGCCCGACACCTGGCTCTCCGCCCTCGGCGTGGACGATGAGGCCAACGCCGAGGACGTGATCGGAGAGACCGTGCAGATCGGGCTGACCGACATGGCCCAGCAGCCGCAGACGGTGGAAGCTGAGATTTCCGGGGTCTCCGAGCAAATGCTCTCCGGTGTCGGTGCGAACCCCACGCCGTCTCAGGCACTCAACGATGAGCTGTACGAGGTGCAGAACTCCGGGCTCGACGTCGACGTCCCCGAGAGCTACATCCAAGCGATCGCCGTCGTCGATGACATCGAAACCAACGAAGACCAGGTCAAAGCCGATCTGCTCGAAGCTGAGTACATCGGCATGACGGTGGAGGACCAGCTGGGCATGATCCAGGGCATCATCAACACGGTGACCTGGGTGCTCAACGGTTTCGCGCTCATCGCGCTGGTGGCAGCGTCGTTTGGCATCGTCAACACCCTGCTGATGTCGGTGCAGGAACGTACCCGCGAAATCGGCCTGATGAAGGCGCTGGGCATGTCCAACGGGAAGGTCTTCGGACTGTTCTCGATGGAAGCCGTGCTGATTGGTGTGATGGGGTCGCTGATCGGTGTCGGGTTCGGCGTGCTGATCGGGGTGGTCGGCAATGCCGTCCTGGTCAACGGGCCGCTATCCGGGGTCGCTGGGTTGACGCTCTTCGCCATCGAACCCGTGCAGCTGCTGCTCATCGTGGCGCTGATTATCGCCATCGCGTTCCTCGCCGGGACCCTGCCGGCGCGACGGGCCTCGAAGAAAGACCCCATCGAAGCCTTGCGCTACGAATAA